TGGGTCGCAAATTACTGCATTAAATTGCGGATATAGCCCTCCAGGCCGGAGGCGCGAAAACGCCATAATTTCCCGAATTTGAGGCCGGGAATCTCCCCTCGCCGTGCTCTTCGCTTTACCGTCTCGGGATGCACACGCATTAGTTCCGCAGCCTGCTGGCTGTCCAGTAAAGGCTCGAAGATCTCGGCCGCCTTCATCTGATCGTCTTCTTGCTTTTGCATCTTCGTCTCCTATCGGCACGTTTTCCCGGATTTCGCGAGATTGGGAAGTGCGATCAATTGCGCTCCGTAGCGCCCATAGCCAGACGATAGGTTGAAATTATGGCGGCGATTATTACCTTTTGCGACGCATTATTCCATCTGAGGCAATAATCCAGAGCCACACTGTGTTGCATCGCGACCACAATTGTTAAAGCCTTCAGCTTGAGTCTTGCCCGGTTATGCGCGATGATCGATTTCATCGATGAGCAGCACACCCATCATTCCGCCAGGCGGTATGCCGCCAACCCCACCGCACTGGCTTGAGGAAAGCGATTGGATCGTCCTCATCGAGTTTCTGCCAAAAGATGACGTCGAAGACCGCACGCAGGCCGCAGAGCGGATCGGGTACATGCTGGCGTATGCGCAAATGACCGACACCCGAATGCTGGCCCTTTTGGGTGATCCTCGAGCGGACGCGTACGAGCTGCTGTTCTCGTTCAATTCGACTGAGAACAAAGCTGAGTTCATCCGCCTTCTCAATTCAAACGAACTATCCGCCTGCGACGAAGAATTCATTCAGGTCCCTCCGCAGGACGAGATCGATGCGGCCCAACCTATCGCTAAGGTTTTGCCTGAAGACGTTGTCCAGCGAGTCACTCTGATCGCAACCATGCTGATGGGCGGGCAGTCTGGAATCGTTCAGTAAAAGTCTGCGTCTTCGAAATGTCTGAAGGAGCGATTCTCGAAGACGTTCCTGCAGCACTTGAGTGATTGCCAATACTGATCCCCGCAACTCCATTGCTCTTCATTCGCGCGCGCGGACACTACTTCGGGCCTGGTCCGCCGCCCTTCGGACGGGGCGGGCTCTGCTTCGGCCTGACAGCCGCCCTCCGGGTTTCGGGTCTCTCCAAAACAATCTTCTGCAAAGAACACAGAACATTCTTTCGGCCCTCACGAAAATGCACCCGCTTGCCTTGGGAGGCGGGTCCCTCGCATCGCTTCGCGTGGTGTGTCCCGAGCGCCTTCAGAGGCAAGGGATCAAGAGGAGATTCAGAGATGGCAACCACGACCGTAGCAACCGCACAGCAGAGCAACTTCAACAACCAGATCCTTTACGGCAACTGCATCGAAGTCATGCGTCAGATGCTCGCGAATAGCGTCGATTTCATACTAACCGATCCACCGTATCTCGTGAACTACCGTGATCGCAGTGGACGCACGATTCAGAACGACGTCGATGAGAGCTGGCTCAAACCCGCGATGGCAGAAGCGTATCGTGTACTAAAGCAGGACCGCGTCGCCGTCGTGTTCTACGGGTGGACGAAGATCGATGCGTTCTTCGAAGCTTGGCGCAGCGCAGGTTTCCACCCTGTCGGACACATCGTATTTCGCAAGAGCTATAGCTCGAAGAGCAGGTTCCTCCGCTATCAGCACGAGCAGGCATTCCTACTAGCGAAGGGCAGGCCGCCACTCCCGAAGCAGCCGCTCGGCGATGTGATGGATATGCCCTACAGCGGCAACAAGCTTCATCCCACGCAGAAGCCGGTATCAGCACTCGCACAACTGATCCGCAGTTTCTCCATTCCAGGAGAGAACGTCCTTGATCCCTTCGCTGGAAGCGGAAGCACCTGCGCCGCATCGCTCCTTACGGGTCGTGAGTACATCGGCGTGGAGATGGATGACGTGTACTTCCAGCAGGCCAGCGAACGCTTAAAGAGAGTCCACCAGAGGGTCGCCGTAAGACGATCTTCTGGTTCGGGCATTCCTACGCGAGTGTGATGTTATCCGCATGCCGGTCGCGCCTCAATGCGAGCAGTCGCTCTGAGTCGCATGATCGTTGCCTTGACCCGCAGCACGCCCGCGGATTCTTTGCCAGTCATGGTGGGAATGCCAGGCTCTGCGCCTGCGCGGCGCGGTAGCTGAAGCCCATCTTCCCCTTCTCATGATGTGTTTTTTCGTTCGCAAACTGTGTCTCTGGATTATTGCTTTTAACGCAATAATGCGTCGCAAAAGGTAATAATCGACCTCCCTTTTGTCGCCTACTGTCGCTCCAGTCGTTGCAACGGAGAGTGCTCACTCGCCGGAGATGCAAACGAAAGGAGCAGACATGCAACCCAGCCTTCCCACCAAACGGCTTCACTTCCGGCGATTGCGTTCGCAATGCCGGAGGTGGGCCATTCCAACGCTGATGTTCCTTGCCGCTCTGCCGGTCTACGCCCAGACCGGCGCTAGTCCATGGGAGAACGCGGTCAACGCCCTCAAGACCTCGTTCACTGGCCCCATCGCACAGGGTCTGTCGCTCGTGGCCATTGTCGTCGGAGGCCTGATGTTCGCCTACGGCGAAGGCCAGTCGAAGAAGATGCTCGCCGGCATCGTCTTCGGCATAGGCATGGCCATCGGCGCTGTGAACTTCATGGCCTGGCTCTTTCCGTAGCAGTGTTTTGACGGCAGGCTCAATCACAACCCAAGGATGGTGGGCAGAAGGGAGGTAGCGCATGGCAGAGGGCGGTTCACAACGCGACGCACGTAGAAATAGGGTCTTCAAGGCGATGAACCGCCCGCTGACCGTGTTAGGCGCAGAACGGCGACTTTTCTTTGTTGCGCTGATTACAGGCGGCGCGATCTTCTCCATGCTGCACTCGCTGGTCGGTGGCATAGGCCTGTTCATCGTTGGGGTCATCATTGCGCAAGTCGCCACGAAGCACGACGTAGAGATCCTTCGCATCCTCTTCAACTCCGCAAAGTTCCACAGGCGCTACGACTCCATGAAGTGGGAGTCCACCGCAATCAGCGTCAGGACACGCAATGTTCAGAATTGAAAACATCACGAAAGATTGGATGGAAGCAGGCTCCTTCGCCGCACAACTCAACCTGTACGGCTTCTGGGACGAACACAGCTTCCTGACGAAGACAGGCGACCTGGGCGTCGTACTCAAAGTCGGTGGGATCGACTACGAGAGTCTCGATCATGCTGGACGCGACTACGCGGTGAAGCGGCTCGAAGCCGCTCTGCGGTCTCTCGACGACAAGACGCGCCTCTACCAGATCCTGTTCAAACACAATCGGCCGGAGATCTCTTATGCCGAGTACGACGACCCACTCGTCCGCGCCGCCGCAGAACAACGCGCTGCGTTTCTCCAGTCGAAATCCGATCGGCTCTATTCCATCGAGATCTACTGGATCGTCATGGTGGACGGCAGCTATGCAAAGACGAGCTTCCTCCATGCGCTGGCGCAACTACCGAAACAGCCGAGTTCGTCGCTGCGCGAACTGCGCGCTCTGTTCTCAGGCAACAAAGAGCGCACCCTGCTCTCTGAGCAGATCGAACGCGACCGTTTGCGCCTGCAGCAAAAAGTTCAGAGTTTGAGTGGACAGCTTAACGATCTGATGAAGATCGAGCTGTCAGGGGCGGAGACGACCTTCCGGCTTGTCCGGCGTCTCGTCAACTTCCGCCCCTCCAAAATCGATGACGCTCCGCTTCGCGGCTCGCGTCATCTCGACCGGCAGGCATGCGACTCGGAGTTAGAGGCGCACCGTGGCTATCTGCGTCTTGACGACTGCTTCGTCCGCGTCCTCACGCTGAAGGAGATGCCCAGCGAGACGCGGCCACTGCAGTTGCGTAGTCTGCTCGACATTCCAGCCAACTTCCATGTCGTCACCGAATGGCATCCGGTAGACAACGCGAAGGCGCGCAAGGAGATCGCTTCGCGTCGCCGCCATCACCACAACTCCAAGACCAGCTTTGTCTCGAACCTCCAGGACCGGCAGAACGCCGGACCGAAGGACGAGTTGGTCGATGACTCGAAGGAAGCGGCGGTCGCCGAGCTGGGCTCGGCCCTGACGGCCATTGGTATGGAAGGCAAGAACTTCGGCGAGTTCACGTTCTCCGTCGTGATTTACGACGAGGACCGCCTGAAGGTCGAACATGCCGTCGCCGAGTTTCAGAAGTTATTCACACAGCACGATGGGTTGCTATACGAGGAACGTTACAACCTTCTCAATGCGTTCTTCGCTACTGTGCCGGGAAATAAACAGTTCAATCTCCGGAAGCAGTGGGCGCTCAACTCCAACTATGCCGATCTATCCTTCCTCTTCACGATCAATACCGGATCGCCGTGGAACGGGCATCTCGATCGCGAGTATCTCTCTCTCCTTGAATCGACGCATGGAACACCGTACTACCTGAACCTCCATGCGGGAGATGTTGCCCACACCCTATTGCTCGGCGCAACGGGCGCGGGCAAATCCTTCACCCTGGGGTTCATCATTCAATCACTGCAGAAGTATGCCCCGCTGACCTTTATCTTCGATGTCGGTGGCAGCTACGAGGCTTTGACGCGGACTTTCGGAGGCACCTGCCTGAACGTCGGACTCAAGACTCCCGGCTTCAGTATTAATCCTTTCTCGCTCGCACCCACATACGAGAACCTGAACTTTCTCTACCTATTCATGAGGGTTTTGATCGAAGGCCAGGGGAAGTACACGTTGACAGGCGACGATGAAAAATCGCTCTTCGCCACGATCGAGCGTGCTTATAAACTCCCGCGCGAGATACGGACCCTATCCAACTTCGCCTCCATCCTCGGGCCTCTGGGTGAGCGGCTGCAACGATGGCTAGGTAAAGGTCAGTTCGGCTACCTCTTCGACAACGCCGAGGACACCCTGACCTTCGCCCGCTTCCAGACTTTCAACTTCGATGGCTGGTCGGACTATCCCGACATCCTGGAGCCGCTGCTCTTTTACGTGCTCCAAAGGGCCTCATCGGAGATTGAAAAGGCGACGAATGCCGCAATCTTCAAAGTGTTTCTCGCCGACGAAGCCTCGATCTTCCTGAAGAACGCAATCATCCGCGATTGGGTGGTGCGGGCAGCACGGACGTGGCGTAAGAAAAATGCCGCCATGATTCTGGCGACGCAGTCGGTCGTGGAGTTAGCCGATGCGGGCGTTCTCAACATCATCAACGAGTCCTGTCCCACCAAGATCTTTCTGGCCAATCCAAACATCGATCGCAAACTCTATGCCGAGGTCTTCCAGCTCAATGACACGCAGCTTGAGCTGTTCGAGTCGCTTGTACCCAAGCGCGAGCTGCTGTTAATACAGCCGCGCGGTACGAAGAAGCTGGTCCTCGAAGTCGATGCGCTCGGGTATTGGATGGCTACCAACAACGCTCGCGACAACGTTCGCAAACAGGATTATTTTGCCCGCTTTGGGCCGGAGCAAGGCTTGATCCGGCTCGCCCAGGACTACCCGAACCCGCTCAGCTCATAACCCAACTCGACCCTCAAAGGAGATCTCATGCCTTCTGCACCCATCATCCCTCTTCTACTCGGCCTTGCTGCAACCGTCGCTCACGGCCAGCAGACCACCGCCCGCATCGTCAAATACCACGCCAACGACATCGTGAATGTCCGCGGCAAGATGAGCTACACAACACTCATTCAGCTTCCGCCAACAGAGAAGATTCTGGATGCAGCCACCGGCGACAAAGACTTCTGGATCGTCGATACGGTCGGAAACTATTGCTTTGTGCATCCTGCGAAGGCTGGCATCCACTCCAGCCTGGACCTGATTACCGACAGGGGCAGCATCTATTCATTCACCCTCGATGAAGCCGGGCCCGCCGATCCCGACCTGAAGATCGTTATCGAGCCGTCCGACCAGTCCTTATTTGCCGCCGGCAACGCAGGCAAGCTGGTCTCCGCGTCGGAAGTGATTGCTGCTCAGGAGCAGGCGCGACTTGCCCAGACTCATGCAGCGAGTGCCGTCGAACAGTTCCGCGCCGACTATCCGGTCAAGGCTTTGAAGTTTGACTACACCTACCGCACCGAGAGCCCTTTCGATGTCTCGGCGATCTATCACGATGACAAGTTCACCTACATCAAGTCGTCGGCGTCAGAGAAGTTCTCCATCTACGAGCTGAAGGATAAGAAGCCCGACCTGATCACCTTCCAGCTGCTCGACGGCACCTATGTCATCCCCACTGTGGTCGATCACGGCTACCTCGAGATCGGCAAACACAAGCTCAGCTTCGACCACAAAGACAAATAGGAGGCAACGTGCCAGAAGAAAAACAGATCCCCGAAGTATCCGAGGTGCAGGCTGCTGCACCTCAGACAAAAGTCCCTCCGGCCCTGCGCGACAAGCGCGCTTTGCCGGAGGGTGTCGTCCCCAAACAGGCGCAGGGCTACGTCGTTGCAGGACTCGCCGTGCTCATTCTGCTCGCGGTCATGTTCTCGAAGAACCACGCGAAGACCACGCCTGTCTCTTTGCCGAGCGTCACGCCGTTTTCAAGCGATGCGAACGCACGCAAGATCGCAGAGTTGGAGCAGAACCTCACTGCGGAGCAGCGACAAAGCCAGCAGCAGACCCAGCAGCAGAAAACGTCTGCTGCCGGCACGACTGCAGGCATCCAGGCTCCGACACAGGCGGGTGGCCCGGCGTCTCCTGCTGCGCAGTCGGTAACGCCTGCGGCCACGGAGCCTCCCCGCGATCCCATAGCGGACGCGGAGAAGGCGATGGCCTTCAAGGCAAGATTCGCGTCGAACCTCGTCTCCGCCGATATCGGCGCTTCGCGCCCATCGGCGTCTCCTGAAGACTCCGCTGACGCGATCGCCCGCCCGGAGTCCGACTCGGTCACGCCTGCGGCTCATTCTGCGAACTCGCCATCGCAGGCTTCTGCTTCGCAGACCGCGGCGAATAAACGTGCGCCGGAGGTGAGCCTCAACTCAGCACACGGCCAGCCTTTTGCGATCTTCGAGGGCACCACGATCGACACCGTTCTGGTGGACAGACTCGACGGAGAGTTCGCGGGGAGCTTCAAGGTCATGGTCACCAATCCCGTCTACAGCGAAGACCGTCAGCATGTGGTCATCCCCGAGGGAACCTTCATTCTCGGAAATACCCAGAAGGTGTCGAGCTTCGGCCAAAAGCGCCTGGCTCTCACCTTCCACCGGATGCTTATGCCGGACAAATACTCCGTCGATCTCGATGTGTTCAAAGGTCTCGATCAGGCCGGGGAGACAGGTGTCAAAGGCAAAGTCAACAACCACTATCTCGAAGTTTTCGGAACATCCATTGCTCTCGGCGTCATCGCCGGCGCCGCTGAGTCCACGACGAACAGCGGCTATAACCAGAGCGGCTCGGACGCCTACCGCCAGGGCATAGCGTCCAGCCTTTCACAGTCGAGCGCGAACGTGCTCGACCGCTTCATCAACGTCCTGCCCACGCACACGATCTTCGAGGGGCACCGCATCAAGGTCTACATCATCCAGGACATGCTGCTGCCCGCTTACGAAAACCACGACATGCCGGCGGTGTTCTGATGCGTGTCCCTCTCATCCTTTGTCTCGGCTGCGTGCTCGTGGTTGGCTGCGCCTCCCCCTCGCCGCCGCCCAAACCCTCTCCCTATCGGTACAGGACGCCCGAACGTGTTGAAACACGTTCTCCGTCCCGTCCCGTATCCATCCACCCGTAACGCACCGGAGGTTCCACCATGAAAGCAGTAAGGATTGTACTTCCTGTCTTCGGCCTGTTCACTGCACTCGCGCCTGCGGCGCACGCGCAGTTCGGATCAGGCATCGTCTACGACCCCACACAGAGCGCCCATGCCGTCCAGGAGATCCAGCAAGGCGAGCAGCAACTTCAGAAGTGGGCAACCGAACTCAATAACTGGCAGCAACATCTCCTCAAGGAATCCCAGATATTTACCACCGCGGAACAGACCAGGACGCAGATCGTGACCATGTACAACCTGGCCTACCAAATGGCCACGATGCCGCAAAACCTTGAGGCGCGATATAAGGCTGACTGGTCGCAATGGCAGAGCCTCGCGGCTCCGCCAAATGCCTACGGCAATACGTCTCCGCTGGTAAATGCTCTGAACTTCGGTGGCCTGTCCCAGGCACAGCAGAGTTACAACATCGCCTACGTGCAGCCTCAGAGCTACCCCTCGGGGACCTACTCGTCGCTCGATTCAAGAACACAAGCCACAGTCGCGAACCAGTACGCCACGTCCGAGTTAGCACAAAGCACGACCACCGGCACACTCTCGACCCTGGGCACGATTCGCGCCGATGCCGAGGCATTCGCAACCAAGCTCGCCAACCTCGAATCGGACACCTTCTCCAACGATCCCAGCCAGCAGACGCAGAATGCCCTGCTCGGCAAGATCAACTCCGCCACGCTGCTCCAGATTCACTCCCAGCAGGACACCAACCAACTCCTCATGGCTTCGATCCAGCAACAGCTTTTCGCCCAAAAGCAGCAGATTGACGCGCAGAACCGCGCCATCAATGACTCCATTTACTTCCAGCAAAACTTCTCCAACACAATGCAGAACGTGAGCAACGGCGTGAGCACGTCCTTGCGTGCGATCTCACTCAGCACCACAGGACAGTAAGCCGGAGGCCGTTCATGCAGGATAATTCGTTTACCTTTCTCGGCCAGGCCATCAGTCAGCTTCTGTCGTCAAACAGCGCTGCATTGCAGGCTGCGGGACTTGATATGTTCCGTGGTCTAGCCGTTATTCTTATCGCCTGGTTCGGGATCAAATCCGCCCTGTCCGCCTCGCAGGGACACGGCGGATTTCATTTCGGCAAGTTTGCCGACCTGATCCTGTTGATCTCATTTGGCCTGGGAATGCTGACATACTATTCGACGCCGATCCCGGGTGTCGGCTTTAGCTTCAGCGACCTGATCACCAAAGAAACCCTGAACATCTCCGGCCAGATCGAGTCCGATACCACACAGCAGATCGCAACCACCGTCACCACAGCCGAGCAGCAGCTTGGAGCGCCTCCGGGTAACTTCAACATCCTCGAAGATCTGGTGTACCTGATACTTGCCATTCTTTTGGCGGCGATGCAGGCCGTATCCTTCGCAGTCATCTCCTATGGCTACGTCGCCGCCGCCGTATGCGTGCTGATAGGTCCGGTCTTTATCCCGTGGTTCATCGTGCCCAAGATGGACTGGCTCTTCTGGGGATGGTTTAAAGCCTTTATCGGCTTCAGCTTCTATCAGGTCATTGCCTCCGCGTTCATCTTCGTCTTTTCAAAGGTGCTGACCTCTATGTTCCAGGTCATCGGAACCATCAGCATCTCGAATGCACTGATGGAGCTACCCGCGCTGTTCATCACTCTTTTTGTCTGCATCTATGGACTGGTCAAAATCCCAGAGCTGACCGGCGCGATCCTCAGCGGACGCAGCGGCACCTGGGTTAACCCAATGGGAAGGTAATCATGACAGCTACGAATAACACGCTTAGAACCACCGATGCCGGACACAAGTTCCTGGAGTTGTACGCCGAGCCCGTCGTCACCAACACCTATCTGAAGGTGGCACTGCTCGTACTCTCCGTCGTTACGCTCGCTTCGCTTGCGCTTCTGTATCGCGCCGAAACCGCCGCCTTGCGGCTGAAGCCGCTAGTCATCGCGGTCTCGGAAGCCGGACGCGGGCAGGTGTCGAGCTACGCCGACTTCTCCAAAGTCCCGGTCGATCGCGTAAGCAAGTATTACCTCGCCCGCTGGACGGAGCTTTATTACGGTCGCAATCACGCTACTCTCCAGCGTGACTTCACCGAGTCGCTCAACTTCTTCTCGAACGACTTGCAGGGCGCTACGCTCCTGCGCGTCACCAAAGCAAAGACACTCGAAACCTTTCTTCTCGATCCGAGCACGTCGACCGTCGATATAGAAATCAAGGCCGTCGTTCTTGAAGACCTGCGAGAGGCACCCTATCGCGCCCATATCGAATTCGAGAAAGTGTTCCGTTCGCTTGGTGATCAGGACGAACAACGACGCGAATGCTGGACTGCGAATGTCGTCTACAGCTTCCGTGATGAAGTGCCAAACAAGATGTTACTCACCAATCCTCTCGGCCTGGTCATCAGCTATGTCCATGAGGATCAGGCATTCGGGAGCTAACGATCATGCGATCGAAGATGCCCATACTGCTTTACTGCGCCGACCGCGAACTGCTCTCAAACACGGCCTTCGCGCTGCGCCTGCAACCCTACGATGTCACTGCCATTGACGACAGTCGGAGCGCCGCTGCCGTCATGATGGCGAGCCACCTCGTCTGCGGCATCCTGATCCACGCAAGACAAGGTGATCTCGCAGGCAGGATGATCCATCGCTTGCTCGAAACGGACCTGCATACACCTTTGCTGCTGGTGGATCGGGCAGGAGATCTCGCACCCGTCCGGTACGCAGACATGGTGCTCTATGGCCGCAATACCTCGATGGCCCACATCCTCAGCGCTCTCAATGTGCTCTGCGCGAGAAAGCGCGGACCCCGGAACGCTGCATGAGGTATCTGTCCGTGTGTTCAGGCATTGAGGCTGTCTCGGTTGCGTGGGGCCCGTTGGGCTGGCAACCTGCCATGTTCGCGGAGATTGATCCTTTCTGTTGCTGGCTGCTGTGCTCGCGCTATGGCGCATCGCGGCCCATCCACATGCCCAGTCCGCACGATGCGCCCACACGGAAAGAGGCGAAGCAGCGCGCGGCAGCCATTCGCAACATCGTTGCTCTGTCTGCCGGAGGCGCCGTTACCAATGCCGGAGACTTCACAAAGATTGGAGCTGAGGATGCCGGAGCAATCGACCTTTTGGCCGGAGGAACACCTTGCCAATCTTTCTCCATCGCCGGTAAGCGAGCGGGACTGGATGACCCGCGTGGCAACCTCACCATCGAGTTTGCTCGACTTGCTGGTCGACTCCGGCCCCTATGGCTGGTGTGGGAGAACGTCCCCGGCGTCCTGTCGATCGATGACGGACGCACGTTTGGAGCCTTCCTCGGGATGCTGGTCGAACTCGGGTACGGGATCGCCTATAGAGTTCTGGACGCTCAGTATTTCGGAGTACCCCAGCGACCGCGCCGCGTCTTCGTTGTCGGATGTCTTGGAAGCTGGCGAGGTGCCGCAGCGGTATTATTTGAGCGCCACAGCCTGTCGGGGTATCCTCCGCCGCGCCGAGAAGCGCGGCAAGGAGCTACCGGAGGCGTTGAAGTCGGCCCTGCTGGCGGTCGCCTCACGGACACTGCCCCAACCATCGATGCCGGATGTAAGGACGGGTTCGTCCGCAATCAACTAGGCGCAGGAGTCCTCTCCTCCACCGATGAGATATCTCATTGCCCGAATGCTGGTGGCATGGGCAGGCAGGACTTCGAAACAGAAACACTGATCGCTCATGCGCTCTCAGCCGATGGCTTCGACGCGGGCGAGGACGGCACCGGGCGTGGAACGTCCGTCGTGCCGGTCGCCATCTGTACTGCGCATACCCAGTCGAATGGTAGCGGGTTCTCTGACGATGTTGCCCATACCTTGGAGAGTGGAGGGGCGCAGGCTGTCGCCTTTGCGCAGAACAGCCGGGACGAAGTACGACTGCATGGATGGGACGGAAGGACAGTCGGAGCGCTGTCTGCGCAACCGGGCGCGAAGCAGCAATCCTACGTCGCCTTCTCCGCAAAAGTTTATGGCGCTGACGCGGATGACGTCGCACCGACATTGCGCAGCATTGGGCCTGATCGGAGCCATGCCAACGGTGGCGGCCAGGTAGCGATCGCCTTCGCACAGAATCAGGAAGGAGATGTTCTCAGCGGCGATGTAATGCAGTCGCTCGGAACCAACTCCAATGCCACCGGACGCAACGCCCCGACGATTGCGTTCACGCTCCACGGCAGTGACGGCACCGCGAGTGCAGCCTCATCCACCGAAACCGCAGGAAGCCTCCGGACCCGTGCTCCGGGAAGCATCGAGAACAGCTCGACTACCGCGGTGCTCCAGGAACAGTCTGTCGCCTGGTCTGGAGAACTCACTGCATCGACCGATGTAGCGGGAACACTTCAGCGTGGCGGAGAGGGCGGGCGCGTCGATGGTGTTATGACGCCTCAGATGGCAGTGCGGCGATTGGCTCCACGCGAGTGCGAGCGATTACAGGGATTCCCAGACGATTACACGCTGGTCGAGTATCGCGGCAAGATGGCAGCCGATGGCCCTCGCTACAAAGCGCTCGGTAACTCGATGGCGGTTCCGGTCATGCATTGGATCGGGAAACGGATTGCAGCAGTCGATAAGGTCCTCCGCGACCGGCCCGGTATCGAGAGGGTCCAATGAGCAACGGCTTGCAGATTCTGAACAGACTGGCGCGTATCTCCCAATCACGGAAAAGCTATGGTCTTTTTCTTGCCCTCACAGCTTCGGAGTTCACGCTGTGCAACTCGCCTTCTCGCCGGTCGCCCAAACACAGGCTCTTCGCGTGCCAGGACGCAAACGGCGATGGAAGCAACCGATCGGTGCGGTTCACCCACGATCTGCTTTTGGAGCAGGACTTGGTGGCGAGCGGACATGGCACCACTGCTGTCCGATTGCACAGAAGTCCTGAACGCGATGGATCTCTTCAGACGGGTGTTTCCGTAAAGCGCCATCCCTCCTCGTATTTTCCCTGCTCACCCTCGGTCACTCGCTCGGTGCTTATCCCACGCCCTGCGGCACGGCGCGTCTCTGCTTCGGCTTCGCCGCCCTTGCGGGTTACGGCTTTCAGAAAATCTTTTCGGCAAGACTCCGCACAAGACGCGGACGAAAAGATTTTCCGAACCTTCCGTAAAAGCGCCGCTTGGCACTTGGGAGCGGGGCACCTCCCGTCGCTTCGCGCAAGAGTGTCCCGAGGGCAATCCGGGCAAATACAAACAAGGAGAAACACAATGGCACTCTACGAAAACAAGATCACTCTGAAGGGCTTCCTCGGCAAGGACGCCGAGAACTTCGCAACCAAACAGCAGAAGACCTTCACCGTCCTCTCACTTGCCACCAAGTCCGGCTACAAGGACAAGCAGATCGAGCAATGGGTCAACCACACCGAATGGCACCGCATCGTCACCTTCGGCAAGCCCGCCGACCACGCGAAGAACCTGAAGAAGGGCGACTACGTCGAGATCGAGGGCGAGCTCCGCAGCACCGAGTTTGACGCCGAGGTCGGTGAGGGCAAGAAGAAGACCACGTTCAAGCGTCGTGGTTGGGAGATACGCGCCAGCCTCGTCAAGAAGCTGGCGCAGCCCGAGAGCTCACGTGGAGAGAACCTCGACGCCGAGCCGGTCACGGAGGACGACGCGGCTTAGGCCGTGTTGTCCTCCCTCGGGAGGTGCAATCATGAATCTCTTCGCCAACAGTGTTACGTTGCGTGGGTTCCTCGGCAGAGATGCCGAGGCGCCTCCATCGGATGGCATCACGGCAGAGTCGTTCGCAGTACTCACCCTATGTACCGAGGCCGGTCAGTGGGTGAAACGCGATAGCTACTGGCTCTCTCATACCGCCGAACATACGATCATCTGTCCCGGCCCGTTCTTGTGCGGTCTGACGCGCGGCATGAAGCGGGGTGACTACATCGAAATCGAGGGCACGCTAAGAGACTTCGAGTACCCCCAACCAGTCGTGATCTCTGAAGACCCACTCGCGATGAAGGAGAGCGGCTTCGAGATACATGCCATCAAGATTCAGCGACTCGACTATCCGCCAAGCGAAGTATACGAGGTTGCCGACAACTAATCGCTGTCCAGCCTTCTTCACGGAGAGGCTAACGCCTCTCCGCTCTTTTCTGAAATTCCCGCTTCGCCATCGCGGCGGAAAGGAACCCAATGTTCGCCAACGCTGTATTCGTTGCCACTCTGATCTTTCTCGCGCTCGGATTCTGGCTGAGCGCGGAACTGCGCTTCCTCACTCCCTGGCGCAGCTTCATTCTTCATCACGATCTT
The nucleotide sequence above comes from Tunturibacter empetritectus. Encoded proteins:
- a CDS encoding VirB3 family type IV secretion system protein, translating into MAEGGSQRDARRNRVFKAMNRPLTVLGAERRLFFVALITGGAIFSMLHSLVGGIGLFIVGVIIAQVATKHDVEILRILFNSAKFHRRYDSMKWESTAISVRTRNVQN
- a CDS encoding helix-turn-helix domain-containing protein — encoded protein: MQKQEDDQMKAAEIFEPLLDSQQAAELMRVHPETVKRRARRGEIPGLKFGKLWRFRASGLEGYIRNLMQ
- a CDS encoding VirB4 family type IV secretion system protein translates to MFRIENITKDWMEAGSFAAQLNLYGFWDEHSFLTKTGDLGVVLKVGGIDYESLDHAGRDYAVKRLEAALRSLDDKTRLYQILFKHNRPEISYAEYDDPLVRAAAEQRAAFLQSKSDRLYSIEIYWIVMVDGSYAKTSFLHALAQLPKQPSSSLRELRALFSGNKERTLLSEQIERDRLRLQQKVQSLSGQLNDLMKIELSGAETTFRLVRRLVNFRPSKIDDAPLRGSRHLDRQACDSELEAHRGYLRLDDCFVRVLTLKEMPSETRPLQLRSLLDIPANFHVVTEWHPVDNAKARKEIASRRRHHHNSKTSFVSNLQDRQNAGPKDELVDDSKEAAVAELGSALTAIGMEGKNFGEFTFSVVIYDEDRLKVEHAVAEFQKLFTQHDGLLYEERYNLLNAFFATVPGNKQFNLRKQWALNSNYADLSFLFTINTGSPWNGHLDREYLSLLESTHGTPYYLNLHAGDVAHTLLLGATGAGKSFTLGFIIQSLQKYAPLTFIFDVGGSYEALTRTFGGTCLNVGLKTPGFSINPFSLAPTYENLNFLYLFMRVLIEGQGKYTLTGDDEKSLFATIERAYKLPREIRTLSNFASILGPLGERLQRWLGKGQFGYLFDNAEDTLTFARFQTFNFDGWSDYPDILEPLLFYVLQRASSEIEKATNAAIFKVFLADEASIFLKNAIIRDWVVRAARTWRKKNAAMILATQSVVELADAGVLNIINESCPTKIFLANPNIDRKLYAEVFQLNDTQLELFESLVPKRELLLIQPRGTKKLVLEVDALGYWMATNNARDNVRKQDYFARFGPEQGLIRLAQDYPNPLSS
- a CDS encoding TrbG/VirB9 family P-type conjugative transfer protein, with translation MPSAPIIPLLLGLAATVAHGQQTTARIVKYHANDIVNVRGKMSYTTLIQLPPTEKILDAATGDKDFWIVDTVGNYCFVHPAKAGIHSSLDLITDRGSIYSFTLDEAGPADPDLKIVIEPSDQSLFAAGNAGKLVSASEVIAAQEQARLAQTHAASAVEQFRADYPVKALKFDYTYRTESPFDVSAIYHDDKFTYIKSSASEKFSIYELKDKKPDLITFQLLDGTYVIPTVVDHGYLEIGKHKLSFDHKDK
- a CDS encoding TrbC/VirB2 family protein; this translates as MQPSLPTKRLHFRRLRSQCRRWAIPTLMFLAALPVYAQTGASPWENAVNALKTSFTGPIAQGLSLVAIVVGGLMFAYGEGQSKKMLAGIVFGIGMAIGAVNFMAWLFP
- a CDS encoding DNA methyltransferase; amino-acid sequence: MATTTVATAQQSNFNNQILYGNCIEVMRQMLANSVDFILTDPPYLVNYRDRSGRTIQNDVDESWLKPAMAEAYRVLKQDRVAVVFYGWTKIDAFFEAWRSAGFHPVGHIVFRKSYSSKSRFLRYQHEQAFLLAKGRPPLPKQPLGDVMDMPYSGNKLHPTQKPVSALAQLIRSFSIPGENVLDPFAGSGSTCAASLLTGREYIGVEMDDVYFQQASERLKRVHQRVAVRRSSGSGIPTRV